Proteins from one Cellulosilyticum lentocellum DSM 5427 genomic window:
- a CDS encoding aspartate kinase, with product MLIVQKFGGSSVANPERVFNVARRIAETYKAGNQVVVVLSAQGDTTDDLIAKAKEISKNPSKREMDMLLATGEQQSVALMCMALGELGYPCVSLNAHQVGMTTTSIYSNARFKKIKPDRIQRELDLKNIVVVTGFQGVNRFDDITTLGRGGSDTTAVAIAAALHADKCEIYTDVDGVYTADPRVVKSARKLNEITYNEMLELASLGARVLHNRSVELAKKYNVELVVRSSLTKAEGTVVKEVCKVERMLISGVAGDDEIARVSLIGIKDTPGKAFDIFATLAKKGINVDIILQSIGRDKSKDISFTIAETALADAQKVIDDNKERWGIERVDYNENVAKVSVVGAGMASNSGVAAKMFEAMFNSNINIHMISTSEIKISVLIDKKDMHKAMNAIHDIFNLAD from the coding sequence GTGTTAATCGTACAAAAATTTGGTGGTAGCTCTGTGGCTAACCCTGAAAGAGTTTTTAATGTAGCTAGAAGAATTGCAGAAACCTACAAAGCAGGCAATCAAGTCGTTGTTGTACTTTCCGCCCAAGGAGATACAACAGATGATTTAATTGCTAAAGCAAAAGAAATTAGTAAGAATCCAAGTAAGAGAGAGATGGATATGCTCCTTGCAACTGGTGAGCAGCAATCTGTAGCGCTTATGTGTATGGCTCTTGGTGAACTTGGTTATCCATGTGTGTCATTAAATGCACATCAAGTAGGAATGACAACCACATCTATTTATAGTAATGCAAGGTTTAAGAAAATTAAGCCAGACCGTATTCAAAGAGAATTAGATCTCAAAAATATAGTTGTTGTAACAGGTTTTCAAGGTGTTAATCGTTTTGATGACATTACAACACTTGGTAGGGGTGGTTCAGATACAACAGCTGTAGCTATAGCAGCAGCACTTCATGCTGATAAATGTGAGATTTATACAGATGTAGACGGTGTTTATACAGCTGATCCACGAGTTGTTAAAAGTGCAAGAAAATTAAATGAGATTACATATAATGAAATGCTAGAATTAGCTTCATTAGGAGCAAGAGTACTTCATAATCGTTCTGTAGAACTCGCTAAAAAATATAATGTAGAATTAGTAGTAAGATCAAGTTTAACTAAGGCAGAAGGAACAGTAGTCAAGGAGGTATGTAAAGTGGAGAGAATGTTAATTAGTGGTGTTGCTGGTGATGATGAAATTGCACGTGTATCTTTAATTGGGATTAAAGACACACCAGGAAAAGCTTTTGATATATTTGCTACATTAGCTAAAAAAGGAATCAATGTAGATATTATTCTACAATCTATCGGTCGTGATAAATCAAAGGATATTTCTTTTACAATAGCAGAAACAGCCTTGGCTGATGCACAAAAAGTTATTGATGATAACAAAGAACGTTGGGGTATTGAACGTGTGGATTATAATGAAAATGTAGCTAAAGTATCTGTTGTAGGAGCAGGTATGGCATCTAACTCAGGTGTTGCAGCTAAAATGTTTGAAGCAATGTTTAATTCTAATATTAATATCCATATGATTTCTACATCTGAAATTAAAATATCAGTATTAATTGATAAAAAAGATATGCACAAAGCAATGAACGCTATTCACGACATCTTTAACTTAGCTGACTAA
- a CDS encoding homoserine dehydrogenase: MKIALLGYGTVGSGVVEVINSNKESIEKRAGKAIDIKYVLDLREFPGEAINELIVHDFSTILEDDEIEIVAEAMGGVEPAYTFAKSSLLKGKSYVTSNKELVALHGAELLEIARKNKVNFLFEASVGGGIPIIRPLNQSLTADEIYEITGILNGTTNFILTKMKNEGRSFESVLKEAQELGYAEKNPAADVEGYDACRKIAILASLAFGEHVSFEDIPTEGITQISSEDMIYAEKMNYVIKLLATCQKQDGSVFARVSPMMISKEHPLAMVNDVFNAIFVKGNVIGDVMFYGKGAGKLPTASAVVADIVDAAKHSGTNIITFWSREKIDLKDKDEVKVSYFIRVQDEDGLAENKVKEAFKEIQPVEALSREYAFITEVMTEGEFAKRLGKLSDLTIMSKVRTEK, encoded by the coding sequence ATGAAGATAGCTTTATTAGGTTATGGAACCGTAGGGAGTGGCGTTGTAGAAGTTATTAATTCTAATAAAGAGAGTATCGAAAAAAGAGCAGGAAAAGCTATCGATATCAAATATGTATTAGATTTAAGAGAATTTCCAGGAGAAGCCATTAATGAATTGATTGTTCATGATTTTAGTACAATCTTAGAAGATGATGAGATTGAGATTGTAGCAGAGGCTATGGGAGGAGTAGAACCAGCGTATACCTTTGCGAAATCCAGTCTTTTAAAAGGAAAAAGTTATGTGACTTCCAATAAAGAGTTAGTAGCGCTTCATGGGGCCGAGCTTTTAGAAATTGCTAGAAAGAATAAGGTGAATTTTTTATTTGAAGCGAGTGTAGGTGGTGGTATTCCTATTATTAGACCCCTTAACCAAAGTTTAACAGCAGATGAGATATATGAAATTACAGGGATTTTAAATGGAACAACAAACTTTATTTTAACAAAAATGAAGAATGAAGGTAGAAGCTTTGAATCGGTATTAAAGGAAGCCCAAGAACTTGGTTATGCAGAAAAAAATCCAGCAGCAGATGTAGAAGGATACGATGCTTGTCGTAAGATTGCTATTTTAGCATCTCTTGCCTTTGGTGAACATGTAAGCTTTGAAGATATTCCAACAGAAGGCATTACACAAATTAGTAGTGAAGATATGATTTATGCAGAAAAAATGAACTATGTGATTAAGCTTTTGGCAACTTGTCAAAAACAAGATGGTAGTGTATTTGCAAGGGTATCGCCTATGATGATTTCGAAGGAACATCCACTTGCTATGGTGAATGATGTGTTCAATGCTATTTTTGTTAAAGGTAATGTTATTGGTGATGTGATGTTCTATGGTAAGGGAGCAGGTAAATTACCAACAGCTAGTGCGGTAGTAGCTGATATTGTAGATGCAGCAAAACATTCAGGTACCAATATTATTACTTTTTGGAGTAGAGAAAAGATTGACCTTAAAGATAAAGATGAAGTGAAAGTAAGCTATTTTATAAGAGTACAAGATGAAGATGGATTAGCTGAAAATAAAGTAAAAGAAGCATTTAAAGAGATTCAGCCAGTAGAAGCACTCTCACGGGAATATGCTTTTATAACAGAAGTAATGACTGAGGGAGAATTTGCAAAACGCCTAGGTAAACTAAGTGATTTAACCATTATGAGTAAAGTACGCACTGAAAAATAA
- a CDS encoding cofactor-independent phosphoglycerate mutase: protein MKYAVILMDGMADEPIEALNGLTPLAYAKTPTIDEIAVRSTIGMVHTIPEGCAKGSDTANLSVLGYNPQKYYFGRSPLEALSMGVSLKESDVTFRTNVVTLSEEEEYENKIILDHSADEITTEEASELIAAVEEALGNEACKFYPGVSYRHLLVWDKGSREVQLTPPHDILEKCIRDYKPQGDHAEEIWDLMKKSYDILKDHPVNIARKAKGLRPANSIWIWGEGIKPRLPLFEEKYHVEGAVISAVDLIKGIGIGAGMTSIDVEGATGNVHTNYKGKADAAIKWLIEDNKDYVYVHLEGPDECGHRNEMDNKVKAIELIDEKIIKPIKAALDASGEAYKILVLPDHPTPLRLRTHTGDPVPYMIYESGNDIVNKANQYTEEFAATTGADIEEGYTLMDQFLG, encoded by the coding sequence TTGAAATACGCAGTGATCTTAATGGATGGTATGGCAGATGAGCCTATTGAAGCTTTAAATGGACTTACACCACTCGCATATGCCAAAACACCAACGATTGATGAAATAGCAGTAAGAAGTACAATTGGAATGGTACATACTATTCCAGAAGGTTGTGCTAAAGGTAGTGACACAGCCAACTTAAGTGTATTAGGTTATAATCCACAAAAGTATTATTTTGGACGTAGTCCATTAGAAGCTTTAAGCATGGGAGTAAGCTTAAAAGAGTCAGATGTTACTTTTAGAACCAATGTGGTGACCTTGAGTGAAGAAGAAGAATATGAAAATAAAATCATTTTAGACCATAGTGCCGATGAAATTACAACAGAAGAAGCAAGTGAACTTATAGCAGCAGTAGAAGAAGCATTAGGAAATGAAGCTTGTAAGTTCTATCCTGGTGTAAGTTATAGACATCTTTTAGTTTGGGATAAGGGGAGTAGAGAGGTTCAACTTACACCGCCACATGATATTCTAGAAAAATGTATTAGAGACTATAAGCCACAAGGTGATCATGCCGAAGAAATTTGGGACTTGATGAAAAAAAGTTATGATATCTTAAAAGATCATCCAGTGAATATAGCACGTAAAGCTAAAGGTCTTCGTCCAGCAAATAGTATTTGGATTTGGGGAGAAGGGATTAAGCCTAGGTTACCACTTTTTGAAGAAAAATATCATGTAGAGGGGGCTGTTATTTCAGCTGTCGACCTTATTAAGGGGATTGGTATTGGTGCTGGAATGACATCTATTGATGTAGAAGGTGCTACGGGTAATGTTCATACCAACTATAAAGGTAAAGCAGATGCAGCTATTAAATGGCTTATAGAAGATAATAAAGATTATGTTTATGTACATTTAGAGGGACCAGACGAATGTGGCCATCGTAATGAAATGGATAATAAGGTTAAAGCTATTGAACTTATTGATGAAAAAATCATAAAGCCTATTAAAGCAGCTTTAGATGCTTCAGGTGAAGCTTATAAGATCTTAGTTTTGCCAGATCATCCTACACCACTTCGTTTAAGAACACATACAGGAGATCCGGTTCCCTATATGATTTATGAAAGTGGTAATGACATAGTTAATAAAGCTAATCAGTATACCGAAGAATTTGCGGCAACGACAGGTGCTGATATTGAAGAAGGTTATACTTTAATGGATCAATTCTTAGGATGA
- a CDS encoding ABC transporter ATP-binding protein, translating into MDYVVEMLGIRKEFPGIVANDDITLQLKRGEVHALLGENGAGKSTLMGMLFGMYQPDKGSIKMNGKEVKISNPNIANDLGIGMVHQHFKLVHNFTTTENIILGIEPKKGLSIDIKSAATRVAELSERYGLNVDPYAKIEDISVGMQQRVEILKMLYRNADVLIFDEPTAVLTPQEISDLIKIMENLIKQGKSIILITHKLKEIKAIADRCTVIRRGKYIGTVDVKATSEAEMAKMMVGRPVTFKVEKTPSKPAETILKINHLSVLNNKKVLGLKDFSLEVKAGEIVGIAGVEGNGQTELVEAITGLRKIENGQISIGSTDITRFSIRKRTLSGIGHIPEDRHKHGLVLDYTIEDNMVLQVYFEKEFSKGGFLNRSAIHNYAEKIIKAFDVRSGEGGASIARSLSGGNQQKAVIGREMERNPKLLIAVQPTRGLDVGSIEYIHKRLIEHRDKGFAVLLVSLELDEVMNVSDRIAIVNNGNLVGIVDAASTNENEIGLMMAGVEGGHKHE; encoded by the coding sequence ATGGATTATGTAGTAGAAATGTTAGGCATTAGAAAAGAATTTCCAGGTATTGTAGCGAATGATGATATTACACTTCAGCTGAAACGTGGCGAAGTACATGCCCTCCTTGGTGAAAATGGTGCTGGAAAATCCACTTTGATGGGTATGCTTTTCGGAATGTATCAGCCTGATAAAGGCTCAATCAAAATGAATGGTAAAGAGGTGAAGATTTCTAACCCCAACATTGCCAATGATCTTGGTATAGGAATGGTTCATCAGCATTTTAAATTAGTTCATAATTTTACGACAACAGAAAATATCATTTTAGGGATTGAACCTAAAAAAGGACTATCTATCGATATTAAATCTGCTGCTACACGTGTGGCAGAGCTTTCTGAGCGCTATGGCTTAAATGTAGACCCTTACGCTAAAATTGAAGATATTTCTGTTGGTATGCAACAACGTGTTGAAATCTTGAAAATGCTTTATCGTAATGCAGATGTACTTATCTTTGATGAACCTACTGCAGTACTTACACCACAAGAAATCTCAGACTTAATAAAGATTATGGAAAATCTTATTAAGCAAGGTAAATCTATTATCTTAATTACTCACAAACTTAAAGAAATCAAAGCCATTGCAGATCGCTGTACGGTTATTCGCCGCGGTAAATATATCGGAACAGTAGATGTTAAAGCTACTTCTGAAGCAGAGATGGCTAAAATGATGGTAGGACGCCCTGTTACTTTTAAAGTAGAAAAAACACCTAGTAAACCTGCTGAAACCATTTTAAAAATTAATCATCTTTCTGTACTTAACAACAAAAAAGTTTTAGGTTTAAAAGACTTTTCTCTTGAAGTAAAAGCTGGTGAAATTGTAGGAATTGCTGGTGTAGAAGGAAACGGACAAACGGAATTAGTAGAAGCCATTACAGGACTTCGTAAAATTGAAAATGGGCAAATCTCTATAGGAAGTACAGATATTACACGTTTTTCAATTCGTAAACGTACTTTATCTGGTATAGGCCATATTCCTGAAGACCGTCATAAACATGGTCTTGTTCTAGATTATACCATCGAAGATAATATGGTCTTACAAGTTTATTTTGAAAAAGAATTCTCCAAAGGTGGTTTTTTAAATCGATCAGCTATTCATAATTATGCCGAAAAAATCATTAAAGCTTTCGATGTACGCTCTGGTGAAGGTGGTGCTTCTATAGCACGCTCTCTCTCTGGTGGTAATCAACAAAAAGCTGTTATTGGACGTGAAATGGAGCGTAATCCAAAGCTTCTTATTGCTGTTCAACCTACCAGGGGACTTGATGTAGGCTCTATTGAATATATTCATAAAAGATTAATTGAACATCGAGATAAAGGCTTTGCTGTACTTCTCGTTTCATTAGAATTAGATGAAGTTATGAATGTATCAGATCGTATTGCCATCGTAAATAACGGTAACTTAGTTGGTATAGTTGATGCTGCTTCAACTAACGAAAACGAAATAGGCCTTATGATGGCTGGTGTAGAAGGAGGACATAAACATGAATAA
- a CDS encoding N-acetylmuramoyl-L-alanine amidase: MKNTTMGVEEIMKRKWMTAFLIAIMICLSYQVVYAEKMQLIYDGETHLYELVPISLYINGELTITTVMPPIQIEGNTLVPAREVFAKMGAEVLWKSAEKSVYITKGEQLIVLTIDSTEVWVDGEIKVANMPAKLINDKVMIPLRFISEALGFKVQWIDATKTIMIEEPIVVAPPVVVPPEESEMPEEGTSEELPEETPEPNLSFKNMTYDTSLNALILEKAPGLTVESITVQDNYIQRQIKITLPTAYIDFYEAGIWEDTNSAVKKIEVKQSSSTEITLTTATIKALNVYEYDNKIYLQCVKPKEKYGKIVVVDAGHGKDDPGTTYGSLQEKDITLRLALQLQKEIANDSSIKVYMIREGDTFLTPMERAVVANEIEPDLFISIHVNSVNNNATASGTETYYTAKADTRNKIFAEMVQKALINTFGTRNRGVKDNTFVVTRYTNYPAILIEIGFLTNESDRQMMLSAGFEQKYATAVYNCIQNYYAQGLNETY, translated from the coding sequence ATGAAAAATACAACTATGGGGGTAGAAGAAATAATGAAACGTAAATGGATGACAGCGTTCTTAATAGCAATTATGATATGCTTGTCATATCAAGTAGTATATGCAGAAAAAATGCAACTTATTTATGATGGAGAAACACATTTATATGAATTAGTTCCTATTTCTCTCTATATTAATGGCGAATTAACGATTACAACAGTGATGCCTCCTATACAAATAGAAGGAAATACTTTAGTGCCAGCCAGAGAAGTATTTGCGAAGATGGGAGCAGAAGTACTTTGGAAGTCTGCAGAAAAAAGTGTTTATATTACAAAAGGTGAACAACTTATTGTTTTAACCATTGATAGTACAGAAGTTTGGGTAGATGGTGAAATTAAAGTGGCTAATATGCCAGCGAAACTTATTAATGACAAGGTAATGATCCCACTACGCTTTATTAGTGAAGCTTTAGGTTTTAAGGTACAGTGGATAGATGCAACAAAAACCATTATGATAGAAGAGCCCATAGTCGTGGCGCCACCTGTAGTTGTACCACCTGAAGAGAGTGAGATGCCAGAAGAAGGAACATCAGAAGAGTTACCAGAAGAAACACCAGAGCCAAATTTAAGTTTTAAGAATATGACTTATGATACAAGTTTAAATGCACTTATCTTAGAAAAAGCCCCAGGTTTAACAGTGGAGAGTATCACGGTGCAAGATAATTACATACAAAGACAAATTAAAATCACTTTACCAACAGCCTACATAGATTTTTATGAGGCTGGGATATGGGAAGATACGAATAGTGCAGTAAAAAAAATAGAGGTTAAACAATCAAGTAGTACTGAAATTACTTTAACAACAGCCACTATTAAAGCTTTAAATGTCTATGAATATGATAATAAAATTTACTTACAATGTGTAAAGCCAAAAGAGAAGTACGGTAAAATTGTAGTAGTAGATGCGGGACATGGAAAAGATGATCCAGGGACAACCTATGGCTCACTTCAAGAAAAGGATATTACATTACGTTTAGCTTTGCAGCTTCAAAAAGAAATTGCCAATGATTCAAGTATTAAGGTATATATGATTCGAGAGGGGGATACCTTCTTAACACCTATGGAGCGTGCAGTAGTAGCTAATGAAATTGAGCCAGATTTGTTTATAAGTATACATGTTAATTCTGTAAATAATAATGCAACCGCTAGTGGAACAGAAACTTATTATACTGCTAAAGCAGATACACGAAATAAGATATTTGCAGAAATGGTACAAAAAGCTCTGATTAATACTTTTGGTACAAGAAATCGCGGTGTTAAAGATAATACCTTTGTTGTAACAAGATATACGAATTATCCAGCTATCTTAATTGAAATAGGATTTTTAACAAATGAATCAGATAGGCAAATGATGCTATCAGCTGGTTTTGAACAAAAATATGCAACGGCAGTTTATAATTGTATCCAAAATTACTATGCTCAAGGATTAAACGAAACTTACTAA
- a CDS encoding BMP family lipoprotein, whose protein sequence is MKKKFFAIALCTVMSMGILAGCGNSNQTAESTSKFQMLDTDLKVGMVTDAGTIDDRSFNQGTWEGIKDTVKNSKYLKPAGVTDADYETGIANLYDGDFKFIVTPGYKFERAVATSQEKYPDAKFVILDGSPRDADGNAVVADNTVAIYFAEHESGFLAGVAAAVQMKESEFGFIGGMQLPAVEKFNWGFQQGVKYANENLGTNISIKEENVIYQGSFDDKAGGQQIAAQMYDRGVKIIFTAAGGTGVGAITEAKSRAAKGDTSVFVIGVDSDQYKDGVYDTANNASVILTSAMKYIDQATYDMIKAEVEGQFPGGETLTFSVQNDGVGIPAENPNLSEDTIKTVNDVYAKIKAGEVTVIDTNDGSLIK, encoded by the coding sequence ATGAAAAAGAAATTTTTTGCTATCGCACTTTGTACAGTTATGTCTATGGGCATACTTGCTGGTTGCGGAAATTCAAATCAAACAGCTGAGTCTACATCAAAATTCCAAATGTTAGATACTGACCTTAAAGTAGGTATGGTTACTGATGCCGGTACTATTGATGACCGTTCTTTCAACCAAGGTACTTGGGAAGGAATCAAAGACACCGTTAAAAATTCAAAATATCTTAAACCGGCTGGCGTAACAGATGCTGATTATGAAACTGGTATTGCTAACCTTTATGATGGTGACTTTAAATTCATCGTTACACCAGGTTACAAATTTGAAAGAGCTGTGGCTACTTCTCAAGAAAAATATCCAGATGCAAAATTTGTTATCTTAGATGGTTCTCCTAGAGATGCCGACGGAAATGCTGTAGTAGCTGATAATACTGTTGCTATCTACTTTGCTGAACATGAATCAGGTTTCTTAGCAGGTGTTGCTGCTGCAGTACAAATGAAAGAATCTGAATTCGGCTTCATTGGGGGCATGCAGCTTCCAGCGGTTGAAAAATTCAACTGGGGTTTCCAACAAGGTGTTAAATACGCTAACGAAAATTTAGGAACAAACATTTCTATTAAAGAAGAAAACGTGATTTACCAAGGTTCTTTTGATGACAAAGCAGGTGGCCAACAAATTGCTGCTCAAATGTATGATCGAGGTGTAAAAATAATCTTTACTGCTGCAGGCGGTACTGGTGTAGGTGCTATCACTGAAGCTAAAAGTAGAGCAGCAAAAGGTGATACATCTGTATTCGTTATTGGTGTAGATAGTGACCAATACAAAGATGGTGTTTATGACACTGCAAACAATGCATCTGTTATTCTTACTTCAGCTATGAAATATATCGATCAAGCAACTTATGACATGATTAAAGCAGAGGTTGAAGGTCAATTTCCAGGTGGTGAAACACTTACTTTCTCTGTTCAAAATGATGGTGTAGGTATTCCAGCTGAAAATCCTAATTTAAGTGAAGATACCATTAAAACGGTAAATGATGTATATGCTAAAATTAAAGCAGGTGAAGTTACTGTCATAGACACAAATGACGGCTCTCTTATTAAATAA
- a CDS encoding ACT domain-containing protein, with amino-acid sequence MKEKHPFYVINRSVLPEVFLKVVEVKNLLENDKMLTVQEATEQIGISRSSFYKYKDAIFPFYDKGKSEAITVLIHLQDEAGRLSDVLNYIAGAGGNVLTINQMLPMNGIAIINLCIQTAGMNMTIDDLLRGLGNLNGVKEIQILARE; translated from the coding sequence ATGAAAGAAAAGCATCCTTTTTATGTGATTAACCGTAGTGTATTGCCAGAGGTTTTTTTGAAGGTAGTAGAAGTTAAAAACTTATTAGAGAATGATAAAATGTTAACTGTGCAAGAAGCTACTGAGCAAATAGGTATTAGCAGGAGCTCTTTCTATAAATATAAGGATGCCATTTTTCCATTTTATGACAAAGGAAAAAGTGAGGCAATTACTGTACTTATTCATTTACAAGATGAAGCAGGAAGGCTCTCAGATGTCCTCAATTATATTGCTGGTGCAGGAGGAAATGTCCTTACGATTAATCAAATGTTACCAATGAATGGTATTGCCATCATTAATCTATGTATCCAAACAGCCGGAATGAATATGACAATTGATGATTTACTTCGTGGGTTAGGAAACCTAAATGGCGTTAAAGAGATACAAATATTAGCAAGAGAGTAG
- a CDS encoding BMP family lipoprotein: MKKKFFAIALCTVMSMGILAGCGNSNQTAESTSKFQMLDTDLKVGMVTDAGTIDDRSFNQGTWEGIKYTVKNSKYLRPAGVTDADYEASIANLYDGDFKFIVTPGFKIERAIAISQEKYPDAKFVILDGSPRDAEGNIVVGDNTVSILFAEHESGFLAGVAAAVQMKESEFGFIGGMQAPAVEKFNWGFQQGVKYANENLGTNISIKEDNVIYQGSFDDKAGGQQIAAQMYDRGVKVIFTAAGGTGVGVITEAKSRATKGDTSVFVIGVDSDQYKDGVYDTANNGSIILTSAMKYIDQATHDIIKSEVEGQFPGGETLTFSVQNDGVGIPTENPNLSEDTMKTVNDVYTKIKTGEITVMDSNDGSLIK, encoded by the coding sequence ATGAAAAAGAAATTTTTTGCTATCGCACTTTGTACAGTTATGTCTATGGGCATACTTGCTGGTTGCGGAAATTCAAATCAAACAGCTGAGTCTACATCAAAATTCCAAATGTTAGATACTGACCTTAAAGTAGGTATGGTTACTGATGCCGGTACTATTGATGACCGTTCTTTCAACCAAGGTACTTGGGAAGGCATCAAATACACCGTTAAAAATTCAAAATATCTTAGACCGGCTGGTGTAACAGATGCTGATTATGAAGCTAGTATTGCAAACCTTTATGATGGTGACTTCAAATTTATCGTTACACCAGGCTTCAAAATCGAAAGAGCTATTGCCATTTCTCAAGAAAAATATCCAGATGCAAAATTTGTTATCTTAGATGGGTCCCCTAGAGATGCTGAAGGTAATATTGTAGTAGGAGATAATACTGTATCAATCCTTTTTGCTGAACACGAATCAGGTTTCTTAGCAGGTGTTGCTGCTGCAGTACAAATGAAAGAATCTGAATTCGGCTTTATTGGGGGTATGCAAGCTCCAGCGGTTGAAAAATTCAACTGGGGCTTCCAACAAGGTGTTAAATACGCTAATGAAAATTTAGGAACAAACATTTCTATTAAAGAAGACAATGTGATTTATCAAGGTTCTTTCGATGATAAAGCAGGTGGACAACAAATCGCTGCTCAAATGTATGATCGAGGTGTAAAAGTAATCTTTACTGCTGCAGGTGGTACTGGTGTAGGTGTTATCACTGAAGCTAAAAGTAGGGCAACAAAAGGTGATACATCTGTATTCGTTATTGGTGTAGATAGTGACCAATACAAAGATGGTGTTTATGACACTGCAAACAATGGATCTATTATTCTTACTTCAGCTATGAAATATATTGACCAAGCGACTCATGACATCATCAAATCAGAGGTTGAAGGTCAATTTCCAGGTGGTGAAACACTTACTTTCTCTGTTCAAAATGATGGTGTAGGTATTCCAACTGAAAATCCTAATTTAAGTGAAGATACTATGAAAACAGTAAACGATGTATACACTAAAATTAAAACAGGCGAAATCACTGTCATGGACTCAAATGATGGTTCTCTTATTAAATAG
- a CDS encoding ABC transporter permease, with amino-acid sequence MNKKGLISIIAMVLGLLAGALLMFATGHNAFEGFLYLIQGGTKSIERIGNTIATATPLVLTGLSVAFAFRTGLFNIGTPGQMLFGGFCATIVGQAGLNLPRPIYLLVIILVALIGGALWAFIPGLLKAIFNVHEVVSCIMMNWIAYWIIYYGVQLWFPNGSKTTESLPLANALTLRSTWLSDLFGGSYINLGIIVAIAATLIIALILNKTTFGYELKAVGFNKHAAEYAGVSVNKSIIYSLMIAGGLAGLAGLTQYAGVATNMQIGIMPSQGFDGIAVSLLGANTPIGAFFSALFFGLLYAGRGFMSVMTDVPPEIADTIIATIIYFAATSVLVERFLNKVKPKKGSKNTSNIQTETKDKLNNSLIPDSVKESDNGHDSIGLLPPNDSNANQKGDE; translated from the coding sequence ATGAATAAGAAAGGGCTTATCTCAATCATTGCTATGGTCTTAGGCCTTTTAGCAGGTGCTCTCTTAATGTTTGCGACTGGCCATAATGCCTTTGAAGGTTTCTTATATCTTATTCAAGGGGGAACAAAAAGTATCGAGCGTATTGGTAATACTATTGCCACTGCTACTCCACTTGTTTTGACAGGGCTATCTGTTGCCTTTGCTTTTAGAACAGGTTTATTTAACATTGGTACTCCGGGACAAATGCTATTTGGTGGCTTTTGTGCTACCATAGTTGGACAAGCAGGTTTAAATCTCCCAAGACCGATTTACCTCTTAGTCATTATTTTAGTTGCTCTTATTGGTGGTGCTTTATGGGCTTTTATTCCAGGTCTTTTAAAAGCTATTTTTAATGTACATGAAGTTGTTTCATGTATTATGATGAACTGGATTGCTTATTGGATTATTTATTATGGCGTTCAGCTTTGGTTCCCTAATGGTTCTAAAACTACTGAATCACTACCTTTAGCAAATGCTTTAACCCTTCGTTCAACCTGGCTTTCAGATTTATTTGGAGGTTCTTATATTAACTTAGGCATCATTGTAGCTATTGCTGCTACACTTATTATTGCTTTAATTCTTAATAAAACAACCTTTGGTTATGAATTAAAAGCTGTAGGCTTTAATAAACACGCTGCTGAATATGCAGGTGTTTCTGTAAACAAAAGCATTATTTACTCTTTAATGATTGCAGGTGGCCTTGCTGGTCTTGCAGGATTAACACAATATGCAGGTGTAGCTACTAATATGCAAATTGGTATTATGCCTTCTCAAGGTTTTGATGGTATTGCTGTTTCACTCCTTGGTGCCAATACCCCTATTGGTGCATTTTTCTCCGCATTATTCTTTGGTTTACTTTATGCAGGCCGTGGCTTCATGAGTGTTATGACAGATGTGCCGCCAGAAATTGCCGATACGATTATCGCTACTATTATTTACTTTGCTGCTACAAGTGTTTTAGTAGAGCGTTTCTTAAACAAAGTAAAACCTAAAAAAGGTTCAAAAAACACCTCGAATATTCAAACTGAAACAAAGGATAAATTGAATAATTCTTTGATTCCAGATAGTGTGAAAGAATCAGATAACGGACATGATAGTATTGGTCTCTTGCCACCTAATGATTCTAATGCTAATCAGAAAGGAGATGAATAA